The Mammaliicoccus sciuri genome window below encodes:
- the mutS gene encoding DNA mismatch repair protein MutS, which produces MSKPTPMMAQYLKIKSQYQDTLLFFRLGDFYEMFYDDAIEASRVLEITLTRRDAKKDPIPMCGVPYHSASGYIEKLISKGYKVAICEQMEDPTQTKGMVRREVVQVITPGTVMDQKGMDEKSNNYILGFIKEDGEFHLSYCDVTTGELKVTSFVDETTLINEITTIHPNEIIVNKVLPDNLYKQIQLITETITVIDSYEERDYEVVTGTSHAQKRSLNYLLNYIHDNGKRDMPHLEEVVVYRALDYMKMDFYAKRNLELTESIRLKSKKGTLLWLMDDTKTPMGARRLKQWIDRPLINQRDIEQRLDAVEQLVNGFIERDELRSYLNMVYDIERLVGRVSYGNVNAKDLVQLNYSIKQIPYVKEIIERLDSKSIDRFKDLEPLNDLERLLDESLVEDPPISVKEGGIFKKGFNETLDQYKEASTNGKQWIAELQLKERERTGVKSLKVSFNKVFGYYIEITKANLNHIDTDALGYQRKQTLSNAERFITEELKEKESIILGAEDKAIELEYQLFLELRQEVKAYTEKLQAQAKLLSEIDCLQSFAEIAQKYHYTRPIFSEDKTLSLKSSRHPVVERVMDHNDYVPNDCYLDKEGFIYLITGPNMSGKSTYMRQIAIISIMAQMGAYVPADYAQLPIFDQIFTRIGAADDLVSGKSTFMVEMLEAEKAMVGATEDSLIIFDEIGRGTSTFDGLALAQSMIEYVHHHTKAKTLFSTHYHELTHLDETLSGLKNIHVAAQEYQGELIFLHKVKEGAVDQSYGIHVAKLTDLPDEIIERAHTILQELESHTKVEKEADKYEQPSFQLFEEQGQSEIEKKLKSIDLMNITPIEALSKLHELQKQLK; this is translated from the coding sequence ATGTCTAAACCAACGCCGATGATGGCTCAATATTTAAAGATAAAATCTCAATATCAAGATACATTATTATTTTTCAGATTAGGTGATTTTTATGAAATGTTCTACGATGATGCAATTGAAGCATCGAGAGTATTAGAAATAACACTAACAAGAAGAGATGCTAAGAAAGATCCAATACCAATGTGCGGGGTACCATATCATTCAGCTTCTGGATATATTGAAAAACTTATTTCAAAAGGTTATAAAGTCGCGATTTGTGAACAAATGGAAGATCCGACACAAACTAAAGGAATGGTTCGTAGAGAAGTTGTGCAAGTCATAACGCCAGGTACGGTTATGGATCAAAAAGGTATGGACGAAAAATCGAATAATTATATATTAGGATTTATAAAAGAAGATGGAGAGTTTCATTTAAGTTACTGTGATGTCACAACAGGGGAATTAAAAGTAACATCATTTGTTGATGAAACAACTTTAATTAATGAAATTACAACGATTCACCCTAATGAAATTATTGTTAATAAAGTGTTACCAGATAATTTATATAAACAAATTCAGCTTATAACTGAAACAATCACAGTTATTGATAGCTATGAAGAACGAGATTATGAAGTTGTCACGGGCACATCTCACGCTCAAAAAAGATCATTAAATTATTTATTAAATTATATTCATGATAACGGTAAACGCGATATGCCACATTTAGAAGAAGTTGTCGTATATAGAGCTTTAGATTATATGAAAATGGACTTTTACGCGAAACGAAATCTTGAATTAACAGAAAGTATCAGACTTAAATCTAAAAAAGGTACATTATTATGGTTGATGGATGATACGAAGACACCTATGGGCGCAAGAAGATTAAAGCAATGGATAGATCGACCGCTTATCAACCAAAGAGATATCGAACAAAGATTAGATGCTGTTGAACAATTAGTGAATGGTTTTATTGAACGTGATGAACTTAGAAGTTATTTGAATATGGTGTATGATATTGAAAGATTAGTCGGAAGAGTTAGCTACGGCAATGTGAATGCTAAAGATTTAGTACAGTTGAATTATTCAATAAAGCAAATTCCATATGTTAAAGAAATTATTGAAAGATTAGACTCAAAGTCTATAGACCGATTTAAAGATCTTGAACCATTAAATGATTTAGAACGATTATTAGATGAAAGTTTAGTAGAAGATCCACCGATTTCTGTTAAAGAGGGTGGGATATTTAAAAAAGGCTTTAATGAAACACTAGATCAATATAAAGAAGCTTCAACAAACGGTAAGCAATGGATAGCAGAATTACAATTAAAAGAACGTGAACGAACGGGTGTAAAATCATTAAAAGTAAGCTTTAACAAAGTTTTTGGGTACTATATTGAAATTACAAAAGCAAATTTAAATCATATTGATACAGATGCTTTAGGATATCAACGTAAGCAAACATTATCAAATGCTGAACGATTTATTACTGAAGAATTGAAAGAAAAAGAATCTATCATTTTAGGTGCAGAAGATAAAGCAATCGAACTAGAATATCAACTATTCCTTGAATTAAGACAAGAAGTGAAAGCTTATACTGAAAAGTTACAAGCACAAGCTAAATTACTATCAGAAATAGACTGTTTACAAAGCTTTGCTGAAATTGCGCAAAAATATCATTATACTCGTCCAATTTTTAGTGAAGATAAAACATTATCACTTAAATCATCGAGACACCCGGTTGTTGAACGCGTCATGGATCATAATGACTATGTTCCAAATGACTGTTATTTAGATAAAGAAGGCTTTATCTATTTAATAACAGGACCAAATATGTCTGGTAAGAGTACGTATATGCGTCAAATAGCTATTATTAGTATTATGGCTCAAATGGGTGCATACGTGCCTGCAGATTATGCGCAATTGCCAATATTTGATCAAATCTTTACGAGAATTGGTGCAGCAGATGATTTAGTATCAGGTAAAAGTACATTTATGGTCGAAATGTTAGAAGCTGAAAAAGCCATGGTTGGAGCAACTGAAGATAGCTTAATTATATTTGATGAAATTGGACGAGGAACATCTACATTTGATGGTCTAGCGCTTGCACAGTCTATGATTGAATATGTTCATCATCATACAAAAGCAAAAACGTTATTCTCTACACACTATCATGAGTTAACACATTTAGATGAAACGTTATCTGGACTTAAAAATATTCACGTAGCTGCACAAGAATATCAAGGAGAATTGATTTTCTTGCATAAAGTAAAAGAAGGCGCAGTTGACCAAAGTTACGGTATTCATGTAGCGAAATTAACGGATTTACCTGATGAAATTATTGAAAGAGCACATACTATTTTGCAAGAACTTGAATCTCATACAAAAGTAGAGAAAGAAGCAGATAAGTATGAGCAACCGTCATTCCAATTATTCGAAGAACAAGGGCAATCTGAAATTGAAAAGAAACTGAAATCAATTGATTTAATGAACATAACACCTATTGAAGCTTTATCAAAACTGCATGAATTACAAAAACAACTTAAATAG
- the thiW gene encoding energy coupling factor transporter S component ThiW, whose protein sequence is MKKTKLMTLTAILTTINVVFSTFITIPIGPIKALPMQHFINVISAVFLGPWYGLAQALLSSFIRNLLGLGTIFAFPGSMIGVLLASLLYKYRKQLSIASLGEVIGTGVIGSFVCIPIGWLLGLGKIAFWPLFLSFFFSSLIGAIVSYILLKAFEKRGILKKLKNDT, encoded by the coding sequence ATGAAGAAGACTAAATTAATGACTTTAACCGCAATATTAACAACGATAAATGTTGTCTTTAGTACATTTATCACGATACCAATAGGTCCAATAAAAGCATTGCCAATGCAACATTTCATTAATGTTATATCAGCCGTATTTCTTGGACCATGGTATGGCTTAGCGCAAGCTTTGTTATCTTCGTTTATTAGAAACTTACTAGGTTTAGGAACGATTTTTGCTTTTCCAGGCAGTATGATAGGCGTATTATTAGCAAGTTTACTTTATAAATATCGCAAACAATTATCGATTGCATCTTTAGGAGAAGTAATAGGTACTGGTGTAATAGGTAGCTTCGTTTGTATTCCGATTGGTTGGTTACTAGGACTAGGAAAAATAGCATTTTGGCCGTTATTTTTATCATTTTTCTTTAGTAGTCTAATAGGCGCTATTGTAAGTTATATATTATTAAAAGCTTTTGAAAAAAGAGGTATATTAAAGAAATTAAAAAATGATACCTAA
- a CDS encoding RicAFT regulatory complex protein RicA family protein has product MYTKDDILEQARKLGKMMSETEEVDFFKRAEAQIHENQTVREKMASLKSLQKQAVNFQNYGKDKALAMVEEKIKNIEKELDEMPIVSEFKEAQVEVNELLQMVSHSISHTVTNEIIESTGGNQLTGETGAAVRNAPNTSSCSN; this is encoded by the coding sequence ATGTATACAAAAGATGATATTTTAGAACAAGCACGTAAACTAGGGAAAATGATGTCAGAAACAGAAGAAGTAGATTTCTTTAAACGTGCAGAAGCGCAAATCCATGAGAATCAAACAGTCAGAGAAAAAATGGCGAGTTTGAAATCTTTACAAAAGCAAGCGGTTAATTTCCAAAACTATGGTAAAGATAAAGCTTTAGCTATGGTTGAAGAAAAAATTAAAAATATTGAAAAAGAATTAGATGAAATGCCAATTGTAAGTGAATTTAAAGAAGCACAAGTTGAAGTAAATGAACTTTTACAAATGGTATCTCATTCAATTAGCCACACAGTTACAAATGAAATTATTGAATCAACAGGTGGTAATCAACTTACTGGTGAAACAGGTGCAGCCGTTAGAAATGCACCAAACACAAGTAGCTGTTCAAATTAA